In Clostridiisalibacter paucivorans DSM 22131, the genomic stretch TTGTAGGGCTTTTTGGACAATGCTATTATCGTATTTTTTTAATAATTTATCCTTAATTGTCTGTACAGTCATATTCTTATTCTTTTCTTTTTTATTAAGTTTGTCCCTATTCTTTGAAGTAGAATTATTGTTATTTTGAACTACCCCCTCTAAAATAAAATGATATATATTAGTATCATTCCATTTTTTACCTTGTTTTTTTATTATTCTTTTTTTAATTAATATTACACCCTTTTCTTCTAATTTTCTTAACCACTTTCTTACAGTATTAGGACACCATCCAGTAGTATCAGATAATGTTGCTATACTAGGGTAACAAGTTTTGTTTTGATTATTCATGAAATTTCTTAGGACTGCATACATTATATTCTCTTTAATATTTAGTTTTTCTGCTATATGTTTAGGTACAAATAAATTTCCATTAAGCATTATCTTCTACCCCCTTTATTAAGGGTAATGTAATCATCTTTTCCACTAGATGTTATTTGGTCTAGTGTATTTAATTTATCAAAATCATCTACTAAATCCTCTGCAAACATATTGACATACTCTTTGACTACATCTAATGTACTGTGTCCTAATATTTTTTGTAATCGGAATATGTCCCCACCTGCTAAAATCCATTTCTTAGCAAATGTATGTCTAAATAAATGTAAACTTGTTTTAGGTACTCCACGCTTTAAATTATATTTTCTTATTGCCTGTCCTAAACCATTAACAGTTAATTGCTTATTGTAGGCATTAGGAAATAAATAGTTATCTAATTCGCTACCTCTATATTGTAAGTATTCTATTAGTATGCGACTTAATTTCTTTGACATCGGAATGATCTGTTGCCTTCTATTCTTAGTTGTAGTTAAATGGATATAACCACCTTCAAAATCTAAATCCTTTATTTTTAAATTTACAATTGTGTTGGCTCTGTTTCCTGTGGCTAATAGATAATTAATAAGAACCCAATTTCTATATTCATTAAATTTACATTTTTTTAAATTAGGTTTCTTTAGTAATATTTCTAACTCTCTATCTGAATATGTTTCTTTTATTTTTTTCTCTGCTTTTAACATTTTTATTTTAAACTTCTTCATATAATTTAAGTTCATGAAATAATATAGAATTGCCCTTATACCTCTTAGATGTGTATTTATGGATATGTTATTACAGTTACTTTCTTCCCTTAGATATAATATATAATCGTGTATAGTTCCCTCTGTAATAATATTGATTGGATTATCTTCATTAAAAAACTCTGTAAATTTATCTACTGTAGTGTTATAATATCTTAATGTAGATGATGATAAATTTCTTACCTTGCAATATCTTATAAAATCTTTAAATCCTTCTTTAAAACTTTTGTCAGAAAAATCTTTTTGTATATTAATTTTCATTTTAAAATACCTCCATTTTTCCGACAACAATCATAAAATTGCATATAAAAAAGACATCGCAATAACTTGTATAAAAATCAAGTAATCACAATGTCTATTTTACTGTTTTGGAAATCTCAATCGCTATAAACGTTGAAATTTCAATATCTGGTGCGCCCAGGAGGATTTGAACCCCCGGCCTTCTGATTCGTAGTCAGACACTCTATCCAGCTG encodes the following:
- a CDS encoding helix-turn-helix domain-containing protein, which produces MLNGNLFVPKHIAEKLNIKENIMYAVLRNFMNNQNKTCYPSIATLSDTTGWCPNTVRKWLRKLEEKGVILIKKRIIKKQGKKWNDTNIYHFILEGVVQNNNNSTSKNRDKLNKKEKNKNMTVQTIKDKLLKKYDNSIVQKALQCLKRATEHGTVINHLLNYLNAICTKILKQMELIKGIDSLEVGKHDIKKGKSPSANNTRAKVKTKFHNFEQRTSKYSAKELEDMVRYKFK
- a CDS encoding tyrosine-type recombinase/integrase — encoded protein: MKINIQKDFSDKSFKEGFKDFIRYCKVRNLSSSTLRYYNTTVDKFTEFFNEDNPINIITEGTIHDYILYLREESNCNNISINTHLRGIRAILYYFMNLNYMKKFKIKMLKAEKKIKETYSDRELEILLKKPNLKKCKFNEYRNWVLINYLLATGNRANTIVNLKIKDLDFEGGYIHLTTTKNRRQQIIPMSKKLSRILIEYLQYRGSELDNYLFPNAYNKQLTVNGLGQAIRKYNLKRGVPKTSLHLFRHTFAKKWILAGGDIFRLQKILGHSTLDVVKEYVNMFAEDLVDDFDKLNTLDQITSSGKDDYITLNKGGRR